CTTAATGACTTCCACTCTCCCCGTGCCACAGCTATTCCAGTATCTCGTTCATTCACGTCAGCTTGAACCGCACGTATATCCCCCGACGCCGGGCAACATCAATTGACgcatcctcctccgtcgtcccTCCCTTCTCGCCCTGCATGGGTCTCCTACAGGAGGTCGCGGGACCGTTGTCCCAGCAGTTCCAGACACTAGGAACTGGCTTGCAAATCGTCACCATTGTCGGCGCCGTTATCTTCCTCTCTGTCGTCCTCAACGTCGCCTCCCAGATTCTCTTCAAGAACTCCAACGAGCCGCCCGTGGTCTTCCACTGGTTCCCCTTCATTGGCAGCACCGTCATCTATGGCATGGACCCCCCAGCCTTCTTCAAGGCCAACCGTGAGAAGGTATGCGCTCCCACCGCCCACCGATATTGAGTCTTAGCAACTCTTGGTGCTCTTGCTGACAGGCATCATCCTGAAAGTATGGCGATATCTTCACGTTTGTTCTCCTCGGCAAGAAGACCACGGTCGCTGTCGGCCCCCAGGGCAACGACTTCATCCTCAACGGCAAGCTCAAGGATGTCAACGCCGAGGAAATCTACACTGTTTTAACCACCCCAGTCTTTGGTCGCGACGTCGTCTACGACTGCCCCAACTCCAAGCTTATGGAGCAGAAGAAGGTATGCGGCAGGCCGAAACTCTCTTTGCGCGAGGCTTCCTATTGACAGGTCGCGTGCCCCTCCAGTTCATGAAGATCGCCCTCACCACTGAAGCCTTCCGCTCCTACACCCCTattgtcgccgacgaggtcacCAACTACTTCAAGCGCAGTCTCGACTTCAAGGGCAAGTCCGGTGTCGTGAACATCCCCACGAAAATGGCCGAGATTACCATTTTCACCGCCTCCCACGCCCtccagggcgccgagatcCGCAACAAATTCGACGAGTCACTCGCCTCCCTGTACCACGACCTTGACATGGGCTTCACCTCGATCAACTTTGTGCTGCACTGGGCCCCTCTTCCCTGGAACAAGAAGCGTGACCTGGCCCACGACACCATCGCTCAAATCTACATGGACACCATCAAGGAACGCCGCGAGCAGGGTCGCACCAACGGCCTCGACATCATGTCCCACCTGATGAACTCGACCTACAAGAACGGCACCAAGGTCCCCGACCACGAGATCGCCAACATGATGATTGCTCTCCTCATGGCCGGCCAGCACTCTTCCTCGTCTACTAGCTCCTGGATCATGCTTCGTCTCGCTCAAAACCCCCACATTATGGAGGAGCTCTACGAGGAGCAAGTCCGCGCTCTCGGCGCCGATCTGCCTCCTCTGGCCTACGAAGATCTCGCCAAGCTGCCCCTCAACCAGGCCATCATCAAGGAGACCCTCCGCCTCCATGCCCCGATTCACTCGATCATGCGCGCCGTCAAGTCTCCTATGCCCGTCCCCGGCACAAAGTATGTCGTTCCAACAAGCCacaccctcctcgccgctcCTGGTGTCTCCGGCTCCGACCCTACCTACTTCCCTGAGCCCGAACAGTGGAACCCCCACCGCTGGGATGCCGACTCACCCCTCGCCCCCCGACTCGGGGGCAACGACGtcacggaggaggagacgatCGATTACGGCTACGGCTTGGTGAGCAAGGGCGCTGCGTCGCCATATCTGcccttcggcgccggccgtcACCGCTGCATCGGCGAGCATTTTGCCAACCTGCAGCTCCAGACCATCACTGCTATGATCGTCAGAAACTTCAAACTCCGTAACGTCGACGGTAGCAACCGCATCAACGGTACCGATTACGCCTCTCTATTCTCGCGTCCTCTGGAGCCCGCCAACATTTACTGGGAGAAGCGCAACCCGTAGATAGGTGAAGGATGCGTGTGTTTCTAGGATGGGGGCTTCGGGTTTCGGAAATGTATATTGCAAGCCATCATGACCACATAAGACATGGCAGAGGGAGAAAATAGATACATAGACATGAGAGCGTCATGACGCAAACGTGGCAGACTTGGACGGTTACCACAGGATAAATAATACACTAATACCAAATATCGTTATGACATCACGACAACCTTGCATCCTGCCGGTCCGTGTTAACGCAGCTCTCATTTGCGTTTGGCTCGCTTCAGAATTCTTGAACACCCGATCGTTGACGAACAGCCGTTGACGGTGCTATGTATCCGCTCCAGAATCGATGATTACGACATTTGACTTCTGCGCAGCCGAACTCGTTCGGCGCTGTTTTGTTTCAAGGTCAGTGCGGCGGACATGGGAATACGTCTCAGACATCCCCCCACCCCGTCCAGTTCCCGCTCCCATCCCAACCCAAGCTCGAACTGTAactggagctggagctcgCCCACAAAAGATGTCACTCACGCAATCGCCTTGCAAACAGCCGCGTACGAACGTGGGGTTTTGAGTTTGCTTGTTGACGTAGTATAACCTTCGTCTGCTCACTGACTGCTCCTTATATAATAGAAGTCACCAGTATCGATCGCGACAATACTGTTATGGTCGGTTTGGCGACGACGCACACGTTATTCGCAACACCCCAGTATTTGCCAACCGGAAAAGACAATTGCAAAACACAGTCGAAATGAACACGGAGGATGAAAACCTGGGACCTCTAGTCCGCCTATGGGGCATCCGGACGGAGCAGCtcccggcctcgagcgcAACAAAAGCTGACTTGGCGCCGTTCCTGATCGCCGTGCTGCAGGAGGCGGTCCCcttcatcgacgccgtcgcgcccaAGGACGGCACGGCGCGACCTAATGAGTGGAAGGCCAAAGGCACCAAGACTTTCCCCGAGTCGACGGCGCCCGTTGAGCAGTACGAGCGCATCATCTCCGCtgtcgagctcgagaaggaggcggcgcggaaCCAGCTGCCGAACAACAACTCCATCTCCACTGAGACGTGGGCATGCCGGAGGAGTGTTCACAAGGATCGGCCGGGCAAAGGGACAGCGGCGTGGGAGGAGTTTGTCAAGTGTTTCAAGGACGACcacgtcgaggccgagaaggccttCACGCCGAACGTGATGGAGACTAGGGAGGCACTGATGTGGGACTGTAAGGgtgtcgttgtcgaggaAGCGGGGCTTTTATGGGAGGATTTCAAGGTCGGTGTATCGGAGATCAAGCACAAGTTGGGAATGCCGCTCAAGAACCGCGTGTTTCCCGAGCTCATCGTCTCGGCCAAGGCGAGGGGCGTTGACGAGTTCGTGGTCGTGTCGATGCCCGTAACGGACCTGGCGGAGTCGGACCAAGGGCAGCTCGTCAAGGATAAAGGCGTTGTGGTCGGCGCGTACGTTAGTGTCGAGAGAGTGCGAAGGCTACCAACCGGCGCGATTGAGTGGATTATGGCGACGGCTTCGGATGCTAAGGGGATGTTACCGGTGTGGATCCAGGCTAAGGCTGTGCTTGGAGTCGTGTCAAAGGATGTTGCGCTCTTCATGGGATGGATTGCTGAGGAGCGGGAGCAGGGAACGAGCGTGGGCAAGTGGACCGCCGTCAAGGGTGAtggaggtggtggagagGTTCGCCCGGGCAGCAACAATCGTAAGGCTTCGGTTGCATTGGAGGATGGGGAATCGTCGACTGTGCAGGGAAGGTCTCCGAGGCAAGGCGTGCCTTCAAGGAACGGGAAGGATCTGGCTGTGGGAGGTACAAACGGGACAAATGGGCAGGTTCATGCTTGAAAAGGGGCGTTGTAAAACCCAATTTGTATCTGTGAGATACCTACCTAACATACAACAACATAAAAGGGGCTAATTGTTTAGGTGCTTAGCGATCATCGGGCTCAATAATGAAGGATCAAttacatacctacctacctacctgcaGAAATAAAACTCGAGGCTTCTAAGCCCTGTTTGAACATAAGCTTCTCTTGAAAGTAAGCCTGGGGCACTTTCCTCTAACGAACGTCCTGCCTTGGATAGGTCTGCCTTATGTCCAACGCGCCTTCCTCACATGCCATTTAGACCCCGGAGGAGGTGTGGTCATCTGTCCGAAGGGTAACCCTAGTTCCCTTTCAAGAATATCACAGTTGACGCTCAGCAGTCGATACGCCCTCGACACCCTTTTTACATTGCGTCTACTTGGCCATTCTGGACACGGGTTTCCGTGTACAGACAGCATTTTTGTCTCCATCAGTTCTTTTCCTTCGTCCGGATACCCGTATCTCACATCCACCTTGTGTATCTCGTTCGCGGGCTTACTCCCTGTTCTTCAACGTTCAACGACACATGCAGAGGTATCCCATCGATACCACTGTCAATCCTCCAACCGTCATGACGAAAACTCGCTCAAATACCGCCGCTAATTCCGAGCGTGATGCAGCCACTTCAAGAGAAGTCGTAAGCAAAAGATGTCTCCTTCTGGGCAAGACTCCAGTTCCAGGTAGAGCTGTGCAGCTAACACGCATGGGCAGGTGGCCAGCAACACACCAAACGGGCTCGGTACCGCCAGTAACACCATCCCAGCGACCCAGCTGGCATTCAATACCAGCCATATCGTGATACTACAGGAGCTCCTGACGATGCGACGGACACTCGAAGGCATATCTCGTCGTCAGGAGGCAAGCGATGAGACGATTAGGGCCAGCGAGACAAGATTGCAAGAACTTCAGCCCATGCCTAAACGGCTTGACGATATGGGCTTCGAACTGAACAGTCACTACTCGCTAGCCGAAGACAAAATACGCAGACAAGAGGCAGAGATCAGAGCTCTGGCGGACAAGATTGTTCGAAGTGACGAAGAGAGACTTGTCCTGGATCGTAAGGTAGAGCAGCTTTCTACCAAAATCTCTCTGCAGGCAACGCAAGCAGACCCCGAGGAAAATGGTTCAAGTAAGTGGTGTTATTTGGAACGGACCAAAAACACTAACATGGAACAGCTCGGTTCGCTTCCAAACGCAAAGAGCAGGAGGCCCTGCCAGCATACGAACCTAACGAGCAGCCGATGCCTTGCGAAGTGGTTTCCCACATATCCAGCATTATGACAGTTCCTCCAACGACGCCAGCACCCAAAAGGCTTAAGATCGAATACCCTAGGCTCGCCAAACGTCAGGTGCTGAGCTTTCGGAAATACATGCAGGCTTCCAAAAACGACTATCAGAAGGCCACCCCAAAGACCGGCAGCGACATGAGGCGGTTCATCAATCAATTCATCGAGGGTGTCCAGGACAGGAATGTTTCCAACAATTTGCAGGACCAAATTCTAGCACATTTCCCCTCGAAAGTTCGAAGGTCAAAGTCAATAAGAGGGCCGCGTAGTATTGTCATCGAGGGCAACCTGCACTGGGACGATGTTTGCCAGGTTGCCAGCTTGCTGCAGACTGGGAAGGGAGCTGAGGAGTGAGCCAGCCTTACTTGAAGGTGAAGTGTTTTTGTTTTGGAGCTCGTGAGGAAGTAACCATGGCTTGCAAGATGGACCGTAGAAGGAAAGGGCCAATGAGATTTCCGGCATGACTTCTTTGTTGCAGATTGCTGGGCCATTAGATGTAGATATACAGAGATGAAGTTTCAATAGATTGCTATGATCGGAGTCATTTGTTCGCTTTTTTTTGTATTCGTTTTTTGGATGCCAAGTATCTGAGGTGAAAAGAATTAACATCAAAGAAGGGACCAGCTTGCAGGCTTAATACTTTCCCGCCTAAGAGAGAAGCATGATTCAATTAGTTCAATTTTCGTTGACCATAACGCGAAGACTCGCCCATTTGACTAGAAGTGTCCTTGCCTCCGAAGTTATATCCCCAACCTGTCTCTTTGTAGGCCTCAAACCACATTGAATTAGGTGTCTGCCCAATGCTACCCAAGCCCTCTGTCCATCTGCTAGTGCTTCGTCCACTTTTAACCtaaaagaagaagggagaaATACCAATAAGTGGTGTACAGACTCTCCTACCACCCATGAAAGGGGTCACTTTCAAAGGGTTCATCCGGAGGCAAGTGTCACGCTTCGCTTGTCAGACAAAATACGCTTGATAACCGACAAGGCATCACCAGAGACTGCCGTCATCATCTCAGCTGGAAACACAGCAGCGGCAGGTTTGACTTGGAATGACTGGGCAGAGGAGTAAATCGAGCGCAGTCGGGGTATGTGTAACCATCAAGACATTAAGAACGTCTTGATCGTGTCGTGGGAAGCAGGCGGAGTGATTCGGCAGAAGACTGCTTGTTCCCATGGTGCTTACGAGGTAGCGGCAGCCTCTGCGTTGGCCTTGGTGCTGTAGGGGCCAAGGAAATCAGGGCTATTGGCAATTTCCTCCTTAACCTAGAGAAGAGTATCGATTAGCTTCCGGCATAGGGAAGGGGAGGGTTGCCAAGAGAACTTACAATATCAAGACCACCAaccagctcgccgtcgacccaGAGTTGAGGGTAAGTAGGCCAGTCGGCGTACTCCTTCAAGCCCTGCCGTACCTCATCGTCCGCCAGAATATTGAAGAAGCCGTACTTGACAGAGTTCTCCCTCAAAATGCCGACAAGTTGTCTTGAGAAACCGCACTGGGGCGAGCTGGGGGTGCCCTTCATGAAGAGCATAACAggggcggccttgacgaggtcCGCCAGACGCTTGAACAGCTcttccttggccttggctggATCAACAGCCTCCTCCaccggcgcggcggcgctggggCCGTTCTCGACGCCCTGGTTCCCATTTACCGTGCCAGTGGCGCCGGCAGCAGGCTTCTTCGCGTGTGTCTCGATCGCGTTGCGCACCTTGACGGCGCTACTGCCGCTGACGGTCTCAAGAACCTGGCCGTTGCGCAGGAGGACGAGAAAGGGGACGGCGGTGACGTTGTAGGTCTCGCTGATCTCGCTAAGCTCTTCGGCGTTTATGGAAACCCAGGATGTCTGCGGGGGGCTGGTGACGGGGTACTCGGAGGCAAGGGTCGCGAGGACGGTCGCCATCTGGGCGCATGGGGCGGCCCATGGTGCGTGAAACGAGATGATGTGGAGGGTGGAAGGCGGTGTGGAAGCAATGTGCTTCTCAAAGTCGGCCAGACTGGTGATTTCCGTGATCGTCGACATTGTGTGGTTTCCTAGATCGTGTACCCTTTTTGTTCAATGGATCAGGCGCGTCGTAAGGAATTTGAGGTCAATGGGGGAGAAGGGCCGTAGGGAGGAGTCGCGTGGAGTTGTTGAGTCTTGTGGAACAAACACCGGATGAGGGACGGGTTCGGTCGGACGTTGGATCGCGAAATGACAAGGCCAGCAGCTGATAAACCACAAGTCTCCGATACGTGGAGGGGCATTTGGAGGGGCAATTCGTGAGCGAGATTTTTGGACTCGTTGCGATTATGACGGGTATACCGATCTCCGCAGATAGGAGATGGTTTAACTACATAGAGATATGCCCATAACGTAAGAGACTGGCTGTTGCGTCATCTGGCGCAAGATTTATGAGGCTTGATTGCATATGTGGATGATGTTACTAGGCGAAAGTGTGCCCAAGGGAGCCCACCCATGTACCTAGCGAAGGGATCCTCCAAGCGGAAAGCGAAAGCGGCAAGCACCTCTGGAACACAGTGCGTCACTGTACTCGTGGGTCGGCCGTACTCGTACCTTAGGTACCAGGCTGGTGCTGGCGCTGCCACAGCACTTTCCCTGCCCCGCCTCGACACTTGGCCCGACACTGGACAACGCTGAACTGCGTAACCGACCGCCCGCGTATTGGATGCTGGCGGGACCGTGCTTCACCTCCAAGTTCTAGTTCCACCTGTGCTGCGCCTCTCCAACTTTCGGCTGTCCACGACCATTCTGCAATAAAGGCGGTTGGTTTGCTACGTCAGCTTCTTCGCCCGCAAGACATAGGCGACTCCCCGACGGAGATCTTTATGACCTGACCACTTTTGCGTTACTCTTTTCCCTATCTCTGTTTCCCATCTCCCTATTACTCTGACTTCTCGACGATCCAACGTTCTGCGACCACTGCCAGTTAAGCTCATTGCCCAAACTTGCAATGGCGTCACTCAACCTGTCCATCAACGGACCCTCGATCAAGAGCAGCTACCAGAGCGTCATCAACGGCCCGCCTCCgaactcgagctcgccgacgtaCGCTCAATGGGCTCTATTTTCCGTTCAAGCTCCTCTGGCCAATGCTTTCCAAGATAGCGGTGCGAAGGAGAGTGTGCTCAAGGTCCAGAGCACTGGCGGTAGGTTCCCCCGCTCTTCACCGAGCTCCCCACGCCCGACGTTGCTCGGCGAGGCATGCGCTGACAGGTGTCCTCACCCACACAGATGGCGAGCTTTCGGATCTGATCGAGGACTTCAACGAGGGCCGCATCCAGTTCGCCTTTGTCAAAGTAAAGGATCCCAACTCCGGCCTTCCTAAAAATGCCCTGATTGCCTGGTGCGGAGGCGGTGTCCCCGAGAGAACCAAGGGCTACTTCACTACCCACACCGCGGCCGTTTCC
The DNA window shown above is from Colletotrichum destructivum chromosome 2, complete sequence and carries:
- a CDS encoding Putative cytochrome P450 yields the protein MGLLQEVAGPLSQQFQTLGTGLQIVTIVGAVIFLSVVLNVASQILFKNSNEPPVVFHWFPFIGSTVIYGMDPPAFFKANREKYGDIFTFVLLGKKTTVAVGPQGNDFILNGKLKDVNAEEIYTVLTTPVFGRDVVYDCPNSKLMEQKKFMKIALTTEAFRSYTPIVADEVTNYFKRSLDFKGKSGVVNIPTKMAEITIFTASHALQGAEIRNKFDESLASLYHDLDMGFTSINFVLHWAPLPWNKKRDLAHDTIAQIYMDTIKERREQGRTNGLDIMSHLMNSTYKNGTKVPDHEIANMMIALLMAGQHSSSSTSSWIMLRLAQNPHIMEELYEEQVRALGADLPPLAYEDLAKLPLNQAIIKETLRLHAPIHSIMRAVKSPMPVPGTKYVVPTSHTLLAAPGVSGSDPTYFPEPEQWNPHRWDADSPLAPRLGGNDVTEEETIDYGYGLVSKGAASPYLPFGAGRHRCIGEHFANLQLQTITAMIVRNFKLRNVDGSNRINGTDYASLFSRPLEPANIYWEKRNP
- a CDS encoding Putative glutaredoxin, Thioredoxin domain, Thioredoxin-like superfamily is translated as MSTITEITSLADFEKHIASTPPSTLHIISFHAPWAAPCAQMATVLATLASEYPVTSPPQTSWVSINAEELSEISETYNVTAVPFLVLLRNGQVLETVSGSSAVKVRNAIETHAKKPAAGATGTVNGNQGVENGPSAAAPVEEAVDPAKAKEELFKRLADLVKAAPVMLFMKGTPSSPQCGFSRQLVGILRENSVKYGFFNILADDEVRQGLKEYADWPTYPQLWVDGELVGGLDIVKEEIANSPDFLGPYSTKANAEAAATS